In Bythopirellula goksoeyrii, a single window of DNA contains:
- the fabF gene encoding beta-ketoacyl-ACP synthase II: MNRRVVVTGMGVVTSLSCKVDDFWSKILDSQSGIHALTHFDVTDYKVKFGGDISDWSVDGYIDSKEEKRLDRFTQFAMVAAVDAVKDAGIDFAKYDPFRLGAIVGSGIGGLNEIEEQEARLIKKGPDKVSVFTIPKLMLNAASGHISIRFGLRGPNHAVATACASATNAMGDAFKAIRYGEAEVMVTGGAEAAVSPMGLAGFSNMKALSMRNDDPQAASRPFDADRDGFVLAEGAGILVFEELEFAKARGANIYGEVLGFGASADAGHITQPDAEGTGAARAMSNALEFAGIDPTEVDYISAHGTSTPLGDKAETIAIKRVFEDHAYKLNVSSTKSQLGHTLGASGGVEMVACLLALRDQIAPPTINLDTPDPACDLNYTPNTPQERPIRRAMNNSFGFGGHNASILVGKL; this comes from the coding sequence ATGAATCGACGTGTAGTCGTAACAGGGATGGGCGTCGTTACGTCGCTCTCTTGCAAGGTTGACGATTTCTGGAGCAAGATTCTCGATAGCCAGAGTGGCATCCACGCTCTTACTCACTTCGATGTGACCGACTACAAGGTCAAGTTTGGTGGTGATATCTCGGATTGGTCGGTCGACGGCTACATCGATTCCAAAGAGGAAAAACGGCTCGACCGATTTACCCAGTTCGCCATGGTGGCTGCCGTCGATGCGGTGAAAGACGCAGGCATCGACTTCGCTAAGTACGACCCGTTCCGTTTAGGGGCAATCGTCGGTTCAGGAATCGGTGGACTCAACGAAATCGAAGAACAGGAAGCCCGCCTGATCAAGAAGGGGCCGGACAAGGTCTCCGTTTTCACGATCCCCAAACTCATGCTCAACGCCGCCAGCGGGCATATCTCGATCCGCTTTGGACTGCGCGGCCCAAACCATGCCGTTGCTACGGCTTGTGCCAGCGCCACCAATGCCATGGGAGATGCGTTCAAAGCGATCCGCTACGGCGAAGCCGAGGTGATGGTCACCGGCGGTGCCGAAGCTGCGGTCTCACCAATGGGGCTCGCCGGGTTTTCCAACATGAAGGCCCTCTCCATGCGGAACGACGACCCCCAAGCAGCCAGCCGCCCTTTCGACGCCGACCGCGATGGCTTTGTCCTCGCCGAGGGAGCCGGAATCCTGGTCTTCGAAGAGCTGGAATTTGCCAAGGCGCGCGGAGCCAATATCTATGGCGAGGTCCTCGGTTTCGGTGCCAGCGCCGATGCGGGACACATCACCCAGCCTGATGCTGAAGGAACTGGCGCCGCCCGGGCCATGAGCAATGCCCTGGAGTTTGCAGGCATCGACCCCACGGAAGTCGACTACATCAGTGCCCACGGCACCAGCACGCCGTTGGGCGACAAGGCCGAAACAATCGCCATCAAGCGGGTCTTCGAGGATCACGCTTACAAACTAAACGTCTCCAGCACCAAGAGCCAATTGGGCCACACCCTCGGAGCCAGCGGCGGCGTGGAGATGGTGGCATGCCTGTTGGCGCTGCGCGACCAGATCGCCCCGCCAACAATCAATCTCGACACGCCCGACCCAGCCTGCGATCTCAACTACACCCCCAACACCCCCCAAGAACGCCCCATCCGCCGCGCGATGAACAACAGCTTCGGGTTTGGTGGGCATAATGCTTCGATTTTGGTGGGGAAGCTGTAG
- a CDS encoding DUF4160 domain-containing protein, with translation MPTIPDIPGPHRLFFYSFDCNEPKHVHVRRESMTCKFWIEPVTLGYNKGFKANELNRIRNLIFDNLDRIVEAWNEHCGE, from the coding sequence ATGCCGACTATCCCGGATATCCCTGGACCTCATCGATTGTTCTTTTACAGTTTCGATTGCAATGAGCCAAAACATGTCCATGTCCGTCGTGAGTCGATGACTTGCAAATTCTGGATTGAACCAGTTACTCTCGGCTACAATAAGGGATTCAAAGCAAACGAACTCAACCGCATTCGAAACTTGATTTTCGATAACTTGGATAGGATTGTGGAGGCTTGGAATGAGCACTGTGGTGAATAG
- a CDS encoding DUF2442 domain-containing protein gives MSTVVNSESRMMTVKVTEDLIVAELEDGRIISVPLAWSWRLSEATPQQRNNFELIGNGVGAHWPDVDEDISVHGMLHGMPAVPPKKQAS, from the coding sequence ATGAGCACTGTGGTGAATAGCGAATCGCGAATGATGACGGTCAAAGTCACGGAAGATCTAATCGTCGCTGAGCTTGAGGATGGACGTATTATTAGCGTGCCACTCGCTTGGTCATGGCGACTCTCAGAGGCAACCCCTCAGCAACGCAACAACTTTGAGCTCATCGGTAATGGCGTAGGGGCTCACTGGCCTGACGTCGATGAGGATATCAGTGTGCATGGAATGCTTCATGGCATGCCTGCAGTTCCTCCGAAAAAGCAAGCCTCCTAA